A window from Fragaria vesca subsp. vesca linkage group LG5, FraVesHawaii_1.0, whole genome shotgun sequence encodes these proteins:
- the LOC101302071 gene encoding polyol transporter 5-like has protein sequence MADRRAEENAVSGQPTQKAIADFDPAPKPKRNKYAFACAMLASMTSILLGYDIGVMSGAAIFIKDDLKISDVQVEVLMGILNLYSLIGSAAAGRTSDWIGRRYTIVLAGAIFFAGALLMGFATNYSFLMFGRFVAGIGVGYALMIAPVYTAEVSPASSRGFLTSFPEVFINAGILLGYISNWAFSELALNLGWRLMLGVGAIPSIFLAIGVLAMPESPRWLVMQGRLGDAKIVLDRTSDSMEESKLRLADIKEAAGIPEHCNDDIVQVAKRSHGEDVWKELILHPTPAVRHILIAAVGIHFFQQASGIDAVVLYSPRIFKYAGITSKNKLLLATIAVGSVKTIFILVATFLLDRIGRRPLLLSSMAGMIASLACLGFGLTIVVHSDEKVMWAVVLSITMVLVYVAFFSIGMGPITWVYSSEIFPLKLRAQGCSIGVAVNRVVSGTLSMTFISLYEAITIGGAFFLFAGIAAVGWVFFYTMLPETQGRTLEDMEVLFGKFHKWKKANALLRNKRVDPNSNDTANGGQVQLGTKGQE, from the exons ATGGCTGACCGGAGAGCTGAAGAAAATGCCGTCTCCGGCCAACCCACCCAGAAAGCTATTGCGGACTTCGATCCCGCGCCCAAACCCAAGAGAAACAAGTATGCTTTTGCTTGTGCTATGTTGGCTTCCATGACTTCTATCCTACTCGGTTATG ATATTGGTGTAATGAGTGGAGCGGCCATCTTCATCAAAGACGACCTCAAAATCTCCGACGTGCAGGTCGAAGTTCTTATGGGAATTCTGAATCTCTACTCCCTCATCGGCTCCGCCGCCGCTGGCAGGACGTCCGACTGGATCGGACGTCGGTATACCATAGTCCTCGCCGGAGCCATCTTCTTCGCCGGAGCTCTTCTCATGGGCTTCGCCACCAACTACTCCTTCCTCATGTTCGGGAGGTTTGTTGCCGGAATCGGGGTTGGTTATGCCCTCATGATTGCCCCTGTCTACACCGCCGAGGTTTCGCCGGCGTCGTCTCGTGGTTTCCTCACATCTTTCCCTGAG GTGTTTATCAATGCCGGAATCTTATTGGGGTACATATCGAACTGGGCATTCTCCGAGCTCGCACTTAACCTTGGGTGGCGTCTCATGCTCGGCGTCGGCGCCATCCCCTCCATCTTCCTTGCCATAGGCGTCTTAGCCATGCCGGAATCCCCTCGCTGGCTCGTCATGCAGGGCCGCCTTGGGGACGCCAAGATAGTCCTCGACCGAACATCAGACTCCATGGAAGAGTCCAAACTCAGACTCGCCGACATCAAAGAAGCCGCCGGAATCCCCGAACACTGCAACGACGATATCGTTCAAGTCGCAAAACGCAGCCACGGTGAAGACGTATGGAAAGAGCTCATCCTCCACCCTACCCCCGCCGTCCGTCACATTCTCATCGCCGCCGTTGGTATACACTTCTTCCAACAAGCCTCCGGTATCGACGCCGTGGTTTTGTACAGCCCTAGAATCTTCAAATATGCTGGAATCACGTCAAAGAACAAACTCCTCCTCGCCACCATCGCCGTCGGATCCGTCAAGACAATCTTCATCCTCGTCGCAACGTTTCTCCTGGACCGGATAGGACGCCGCCCTTTGCTTCTTAGCAGCATGGCGGGGATGATAGCCTCATTAGCGTGTCTCGGTTTCGGCCTCACCATCGTCGTCCACAGCGACGAGAAGGTCATGTGGGCCGTCGTGCTTTCCATCACCATGGTACTAGTCTACGTCGCGTTCTTCTCCATCGGAATGGGCCCCATCACCTGGGTCTACAGCTCCGAGATCTTCCCGTTAAAGCTACGTGCCCAGGGGTGCAGTATCGGAGTCGCCGTCAACAGAGTCGTGAGTGGGACACTCTCGATGACTTTTATATCCCTCTACGAGGCCATTACTATCGGCGGAGCCTTCTTTCTTTTCGCCGGAATTGCGGCCGTTGGCTGGGTGTTCTTCTACACAATGCTGCCGGAGACACAGGGGAGAACCCTTGAAGATATGGAGGTTCTCTTCGGGAAGTTTCACAAGTGGAAAAAGGCCAATGCTCTGCTCAGGAATAAGCGTGTGGATCCTAACAGTAACGACACCGCCAATGGTGGTCAGGTTCAGTTGGGAACAAAAGGGCAAGAATAA